Within Actinomycetota bacterium, the genomic segment ATAGTTATATTTTCTTTAGGTATATAAAAATAGTACATTCTTTTGACATTACCCTTTATATCTCCCAATTGAGTAGAAAGAAGAGAAGCCAATAGATAGATTCCTAATTGTAAATCAGTTTTTGCTTCCTCATACTTAATGGCACTTTTGCTTGATTTATAATCTATTAATTCGACCCCATCTTTAATCTGATTAATCTGATCAATTCTTCCAGAGAACTTGTTCCCATCTAAAGAGAATGAAAATTCCTTCTCTGTTGCTAAAACATTTGGTTTTGCTGGTGGTAAATTATTAAAAAAGTATTCAAAACTCTGATAAGCATCTTTTTTTTGTTCATTTGCTACAGTAATAAATGGGAAAAGATTGTCATCCCATATTTCAT encodes:
- a CDS encoding PD-(D/E)XK nuclease family protein, translating into YKFRYHFFIDQPKGISLYKGLLYHKIVQEFFNPEKEHEYSFNQLKVIINEIWDDNLFPFITVANEQKKDAYQSFEYFFNNLPPAKPNVLATEKEFSFSLDGNKFSGRIDQINQIKDGVELIDYKSSKSAIKYEEAKTDLQLGIYLLASLLSTQLGDIKGNVKRMYYFYIPKENITIREQDVSEERIANIKIEVKDIISEILKEKFPVNPRDFSICGFCDYKLICSRFYGQD